A region from the Nostoc sp. HK-01 genome encodes:
- a CDS encoding XRE family plasmid maintenance system antidote protein: MNQNLAPARVPTPGKILSREIEARGWTQKDLAEIMGCPVQTINEIIRINKQITPEIAIKLSLALGTSPEFWNNLEAKYRF, encoded by the coding sequence ATGAACCAGAATTTAGCACCAGCGAGAGTACCAACACCAGGAAAAATTTTAAGTCGAGAAATAGAAGCCCGTGGCTGGACACAGAAAGATTTAGCCGAAATTATGGGTTGCCCAGTTCAAACTATCAACGAAATTATTCGGATTAACAAGCAAATTACACCTGAAATAGCTATCAAACTCTCACTCGCCTTGGGGACTTCTCCTGAGTTTTGGAATAACTTGGAAGCCAAATATCGCTTTTAA
- a CDS encoding group 1 glycosyl transferase: MRIAQVAPLWERVPPPAYGGIELVVGLLTDELVRRGHEVTLFASGDSISLAKLESVHPRALRLDKNIKEYNIYEMLQLASVYDQADEFDIIHSHMGCAALPYANLVSTPTVHTLHGIFTPDNQKMFQYAKRQPFISISHTQRENSLGLNYTATVYNGIDVSSYKFHPEPEEQPYLAFLGRISPEKGTHLAIAIAKQSGWRLKIAGKVDVVDVDYFEREIKPLIDGEQIEYLGEANHQQKNALMGGAVATLFPITWREPFGLVMVESMAAGTPVIAMKLGSTSEVIADGKTGFLCNNVAECVSAINKVAELDRYTCRQYVENNFSFQRMTDGYEEVYRQILQNKFAKNGYVRSTVTSGIARR, from the coding sequence ATGAGAATAGCTCAAGTTGCCCCACTGTGGGAGAGAGTACCACCTCCAGCTTATGGGGGTATTGAGTTAGTTGTGGGGTTACTGACCGATGAATTAGTGCGACGCGGACATGAAGTTACTTTATTCGCATCGGGTGATTCTATTAGTTTAGCCAAGCTAGAATCAGTACATCCTCGTGCTTTACGACTCGATAAGAATATCAAGGAATATAACATTTATGAAATGTTACAGTTAGCTTCTGTATATGATCAGGCGGATGAATTTGATATTATCCACTCTCACATGGGCTGTGCGGCATTGCCTTATGCAAATCTTGTGAGTACCCCGACAGTTCATACTTTACACGGGATTTTTACCCCTGATAATCAAAAGATGTTTCAATATGCGAAACGTCAACCTTTTATCAGCATTTCTCATACCCAACGGGAAAATTCCCTAGGTTTGAATTATACAGCCACAGTTTACAACGGTATAGATGTAAGTAGTTACAAGTTTCATCCTGAACCGGAAGAACAGCCTTATTTAGCATTTTTAGGTCGAATATCTCCAGAGAAGGGAACACATTTAGCAATAGCTATTGCTAAACAATCTGGTTGGCGTTTAAAAATAGCTGGTAAGGTAGATGTTGTTGATGTAGATTACTTTGAACGAGAAATTAAACCTTTAATTGATGGCGAACAAATTGAGTATTTAGGTGAAGCAAATCATCAGCAAAAAAATGCTCTTATGGGTGGTGCAGTAGCTACTTTATTTCCCATTACTTGGCGAGAACCCTTTGGTTTGGTGATGGTGGAATCAATGGCAGCAGGTACACCAGTAATTGCGATGAAATTAGGTTCGACATCTGAGGTAATTGCCGACGGAAAAACAGGTTTTCTCTGTAATAATGTGGCGGAATGTGTGAGTGCCATTAACAAAGTCGCAGAGTTAGACAGGTATACTTGCCGTCAGTATGTCGAAAACAATTTTAGCTTTCAGCGGATGACTGATGGTTATGAAGAAGTTTATCGACAAATTTTGCAAAATAAATTTGCCAAAAATGGTTATGTTCGCAGTACTGTGACTTCAGGAATTGCCAGAAGATAA
- a CDS encoding binding-protein-dependent transport systems inner membrane component: protein MNISPTQKKPHVAWQAVLSVIMFIFMYLPILVLGFYSFNQSPYSATWQGFTLDWYSKLFSDDRILSALNNSLIVAFCAVGISAVLGTLMAVGLARYKFPGKSLYRGVAYLPLIIPDIAIAVATLVFLAAFAVPLSLWTIVAAHIVFCLAYVGLVVGSRLNNLDPHLEEAALDLGATPVQAFIKVLLPQLMPGIVAGCLLAFVLSLDDFLIASFTAGSGYNTLPMEIFSRIRTGVKPDINALSMLLITVSAIVAFIAEFMRILGERK, encoded by the coding sequence ATGAATATTTCGCCTACACAAAAAAAACCGCATGTCGCATGGCAAGCGGTTTTGTCAGTAATTATGTTTATTTTTATGTATTTACCTATACTAGTATTAGGATTTTATAGTTTTAACCAGTCTCCTTACAGTGCAACTTGGCAAGGATTTACCCTCGATTGGTATAGCAAACTCTTCAGTGACGATCGCATTTTATCTGCTTTGAACAATAGTTTGATAGTTGCCTTTTGCGCCGTGGGAATTTCCGCCGTGTTAGGAACCTTAATGGCGGTGGGATTAGCGCGGTATAAATTTCCAGGTAAGAGTTTGTATCGGGGTGTAGCTTACCTACCCTTAATTATTCCTGATATTGCGATCGCCGTTGCTACTCTGGTATTTCTCGCCGCCTTTGCTGTTCCTTTGAGTTTATGGACAATTGTCGCGGCGCACATCGTATTTTGTTTAGCCTACGTAGGGCTAGTGGTGGGTTCAAGACTCAATAACTTAGATCCCCACTTAGAAGAAGCCGCACTAGATTTAGGCGCTACACCAGTACAAGCATTTATTAAAGTATTACTACCACAATTAATGCCAGGAATTGTAGCTGGTTGTCTGCTGGCTTTTGTTCTCAGTTTAGATGATTTTCTCATTGCTAGTTTTACCGCTGGTAGCGGTTACAACACCTTGCCAATGGAGATTTTTAGTCGGATTAGAACAGGTGTGAAGCCTGATATCAATGCTCTCAGTATGTTGCTAATTACAGTATCAGCAATTGTTGCTTTTATAGCTGAATTTATGCGGATTTTAGGAGAGAGAAAATAG
- a CDS encoding serine/threonine kinase, with protein sequence MQICQNPNCSNPFNADGNRFCISCGHSSFGKLLRNRYRVLKLLGEGGFSKTYAAEDADRLDAPCVIKQFFPQIQGTGQRTKAAEFFKEEAFRLYELGENHSQIPRLLAYFAQGSSLYLVQEFIQGKTLLEEVQEQSFNEEKIRKILTDLLPVLEFIHACNFVHRDIKPENIIRRDSDGKLVLIDFGGAKQVTQTSIARQATVIYTMGYAPSEQMAGFACPASDLYALGVTCVRLLTQCLPIQDAYGQIKDPIYDAMNGQWLWQEYLDAQGIYISEDLRKILDKLLEHLASDRYQSATEVLNDLKSAKTVIIEPQITQPTLLKLPTEPKIIKPLPPLETCEFAVVTVDTGGREVSRDRTTAEFFVEELSKGVTLEMVAIPGGTYLMGSPTFEGDADERPQHRVAIAPFFMGKYPITQAQWRAVTALPKVKQTLNPYPSKFKGLNRPVENVSWHEAVEFCIRLSQQTGREYRLPSEAEWEYACRAGTTTSFHFGEKITTELVNYSDSDTYLMEGKTRYRKETTDVGNFQVANAFGLYDMHGLVWEWCADPWHNNYQGAPSDGRVWEDGGDSNRRVLRGGSWNFGAELCRSASRSWNESDGGLRICGFRVVFSVG encoded by the coding sequence ATGCAAATCTGCCAAAATCCCAATTGTTCAAATCCCTTTAATGCTGACGGCAATAGATTTTGCATAAGTTGCGGACACAGCAGTTTTGGCAAACTGCTAAGAAACCGTTACCGCGTATTAAAACTATTAGGCGAAGGTGGATTTAGCAAAACTTACGCAGCCGAAGATGCAGATAGACTAGATGCACCTTGCGTCATTAAACAATTCTTTCCGCAAATTCAAGGAACCGGACAACGTACTAAAGCCGCGGAATTCTTCAAAGAAGAGGCATTTCGACTGTATGAACTCGGAGAAAATCATAGCCAAATTCCCAGATTATTAGCTTACTTTGCCCAAGGTTCGAGTTTATATTTAGTTCAAGAATTTATCCAAGGTAAAACACTCTTAGAAGAAGTTCAAGAGCAATCTTTTAACGAAGAAAAAATTCGCAAAATATTAACAGATTTATTACCAGTATTAGAATTTATTCATGCTTGTAACTTTGTTCATCGAGATATCAAACCAGAGAACATTATCCGGCGTGATAGCGATGGCAAATTAGTATTAATTGACTTTGGTGGTGCAAAACAAGTAACCCAAACGAGCATAGCTAGACAAGCTACAGTAATTTATACAATGGGTTATGCTCCTAGTGAGCAGATGGCGGGTTTTGCTTGCCCGGCGAGTGATTTATATGCTTTGGGGGTCACTTGTGTGAGGTTGCTAACGCAATGTTTACCCATCCAAGATGCTTACGGACAAATTAAAGACCCCATTTATGATGCCATGAACGGTCAGTGGTTATGGCAGGAATATTTAGATGCACAAGGTATTTATATTAGCGAAGACCTAAGAAAAATTTTAGATAAATTACTGGAACATTTAGCAAGCGATCGCTATCAATCAGCAACAGAAGTTTTGAATGATTTGAAATCGGCTAAAACAGTTATTATTGAACCACAAATAACACAACCGACATTACTAAAATTACCAACAGAACCAAAAATAATTAAACCCTTACCACCCTTAGAAACCTGTGAATTTGCAGTAGTCACAGTAGATACAGGCGGTAGAGAAGTTAGCCGCGATCGCACCACAGCCGAATTTTTTGTGGAAGAATTGAGCAAAGGCGTAACCTTAGAAATGGTAGCGATTCCCGGTGGTACTTATTTAATGGGTTCACCCACCTTTGAAGGCGATGCAGATGAACGTCCCCAACATCGAGTAGCGATCGCACCCTTTTTTATGGGTAAATATCCTATAACTCAAGCACAGTGGCGTGCAGTCACCGCCTTACCCAAAGTCAAACAAACCTTAAATCCCTACCCTTCCAAATTTAAAGGACTTAACCGCCCAGTAGAAAACGTTTCTTGGCACGAAGCGGTAGAATTTTGCATCAGACTCTCCCAACAAACCGGAAGGGAATATCGCCTCCCCAGCGAAGCCGAATGGGAATATGCTTGTCGCGCCGGAACCACCACATCCTTTCACTTTGGCGAAAAAATCACTACAGAACTAGTCAATTACAGCGATAGCGATACCTATTTGATGGAAGGAAAAACCAGATATCGCAAAGAAACCACCGATGTAGGAAATTTTCAAGTCGCCAACGCCTTTGGATTGTACGATATGCACGGGTTAGTTTGGGAATGGTGCGCTGACCCTTGGCACAACAATTACCAAGGCGCACCCTCAGATGGACGAGTTTGGGAAGATGGCGGTGATAGTAACCGTCGGGTGCTACGAGGTGGTTCCTGGAACTTCGGTGCAGAACTGTGTCGCAGCGCCAGTCGCAGCTGGAATGAATCAGACGGCGGTTTAAGGATTTGCGGTTTTCGCGTCGTCTTTTCTGTGGGATAG
- a CDS encoding multi-sensor signal transduction histidine kinase yields the protein MLALLKTIREAIANWWSDFTLQTKLLAVATLVVSLVMSGLTFWAVNTIQQDARLNDTRFGRDLGLLLAANVTPLIAENNLTEVAQFSQRFYSSTSSVRYMLYADESGKIFFGIPFWEREVENSLLTIERRIQLPDDYPGDDDKPMVRQHNTPDGIVTDVFVPLIVNKKYLGVLAIGINPNQTAVISTNFTRDVTIAVFITIWVMVILAGVINALTITKPIKELLVGVKQIATGNFKQRIDLPLGGELGELILSFNDMAERLERYEEQNIEELTAEKAKLETLVSTIADGAVLIDNNMQVILVNPTARRIFCWEGNDVVGSNVLHQLPPAIQMEITRPLYEMAAGECDSAEFRIHLNQPTKRTIRILLTTVLNLQRESIKGIAITVQDITREVELNEAKSQFISNVSHELRTPLFNIKSFIETLHDYGEDLSIEQRQDFLKTVNHETDRLTRLVNDVLDLSKLESGRSYNFDGVDLAQAIEQTLRTYQLNAKDKGIELIQEVAPNLPLVLGNYDLLLQVLANLVGNALKFTKAGGKVAIRTYQLDPKPHAPNQSPRVRVEVSDTGIGIGSEDQQAIFDRFFRVENRVHTLEGTGLGLSIVRNIVERHGSKVHLVSEIGIGTTFWFDLALCD from the coding sequence ATGTTAGCTCTGTTAAAAACAATCCGAGAAGCGATCGCCAATTGGTGGTCAGATTTCACCCTCCAAACTAAGCTTCTAGCTGTTGCCACGTTAGTGGTTTCTTTGGTGATGAGTGGTCTGACCTTTTGGGCTGTAAATACAATTCAGCAAGATGCCCGTCTGAATGACACCCGATTCGGCCGCGACTTGGGGCTGCTACTTGCTGCTAATGTTACCCCTCTTATTGCGGAAAATAATCTCACTGAGGTTGCTCAATTTTCCCAAAGATTTTATAGCAGTACTTCCAGTGTGAGGTATATGCTCTACGCTGACGAAAGCGGCAAAATCTTTTTTGGCATTCCCTTTTGGGAACGAGAGGTAGAAAACTCTTTGTTGACAATTGAGCGACGCATACAATTGCCAGACGATTACCCTGGTGATGACGATAAGCCAATGGTGCGGCAACATAACACCCCAGATGGCATTGTCACCGATGTATTTGTCCCCCTCATCGTTAATAAAAAATACCTGGGTGTTTTGGCGATTGGCATCAATCCCAACCAAACTGCCGTTATATCTACGAATTTCACCCGTGATGTCACCATTGCTGTGTTTATCACGATTTGGGTGATGGTAATTTTGGCTGGTGTCATTAATGCTTTAACTATTACCAAGCCAATAAAAGAACTGTTAGTTGGTGTGAAACAAATCGCCACGGGGAATTTCAAGCAGCGCATCGATTTACCCCTAGGCGGTGAACTGGGAGAGTTAATTCTCAGTTTCAATGATATGGCAGAGCGTCTAGAACGCTATGAAGAACAAAATATTGAAGAACTAACAGCAGAAAAAGCCAAACTAGAAACTTTAGTTTCCACGATTGCTGATGGTGCGGTGTTGATTGACAACAATATGCAGGTGATTTTAGTCAACCCCACAGCACGCCGAATTTTTTGCTGGGAAGGCAATGATGTAGTAGGTAGTAATGTTTTACATCAATTACCCCCAGCTATTCAGATGGAAATCACTCGTCCCCTTTACGAAATGGCGGCGGGAGAATGCGACAGCGCCGAGTTCCGCATTCATCTCAATCAACCAACCAAGCGCACCATTCGGATTTTGTTAACTACAGTACTCAATCTCCAACGGGAAAGTATTAAAGGGATTGCGATTACTGTACAAGATATTACGCGGGAAGTAGAACTCAACGAAGCTAAGAGCCAATTTATCAGCAACGTTTCCCATGAACTGCGGACACCGTTATTCAATATCAAATCTTTTATTGAAACGCTGCACGACTATGGCGAAGACTTGAGTATAGAACAGCGTCAGGATTTTCTTAAAACTGTTAACCATGAAACCGATCGCCTGACTCGTTTGGTTAACGATGTTTTAGACTTATCTAAGTTAGAATCTGGTCGGAGTTACAACTTTGATGGTGTAGATCTCGCCCAAGCTATTGAACAAACACTGCGAACTTATCAACTCAACGCCAAAGATAAAGGTATTGAACTAATTCAAGAAGTTGCTCCTAATTTACCGCTGGTTCTGGGTAATTATGATTTATTACTCCAAGTCTTAGCTAATTTAGTCGGAAATGCCTTGAAATTTACCAAAGCAGGGGGGAAAGTAGCTATTCGCACCTATCAATTAGATCCCAAACCCCATGCTCCCAATCAATCTCCGCGTGTGCGCGTGGAAGTATCTGATACTGGTATTGGTATCGGCTCAGAAGACCAACAGGCAATTTTTGACCGCTTCTTCCGCGTCGAAAATCGAGTTCATACTTTAGAAGGTACTGGTTTGGGCTTATCAATTGTCAGAAATATTGTGGAAAGGCATGGTAGTAAAGTTCACTTAGTAAGTGAAATTGGTATCGGGACAACTTTCTGGTTTGACTTAGCTTTATGTGATTAG